In Deltaproteobacteria bacterium GWC2_55_46, a single window of DNA contains:
- a CDS encoding flagellar basal-body rod protein FlgF, producing MDKGIFVALSGAVMQERRMEALTDNLANVNTAGFKAQRPLFEDAITDIFRVRTFGKLDELTIDMGQGHAQRTERKLDVAINGDGFFVVETPSGMRYTRDGSFTLNNEGNLVTMEGYPVMGDGGRIKLSTPEVLIDGAGAIHVNGAVAAKLKLASFIDTAALRREGGFFAPLPGAKETPASPNTQVEQGYIEASNVNAVRAMTTMIEAMRSYETNTKLIQSMDDMTRKAIEEVGRT from the coding sequence ATGGACAAGGGAATATTCGTTGCGCTCTCAGGAGCCGTCATGCAGGAAAGAAGGATGGAGGCCCTCACAGATAACCTCGCCAACGTAAATACCGCAGGGTTCAAGGCGCAGAGGCCATTGTTTGAGGACGCGATAACCGATATCTTCCGGGTAAGGACATTCGGAAAACTTGATGAACTTACGATCGACATGGGGCAGGGGCACGCGCAGAGGACCGAGCGGAAGTTGGATGTCGCCATAAATGGCGACGGTTTTTTTGTCGTGGAAACGCCTTCCGGTATGAGGTACACGCGGGACGGGAGCTTCACCCTGAATAACGAAGGCAACCTCGTCACCATGGAAGGGTATCCCGTGATGGGAGACGGCGGCAGGATAAAGCTTTCTACGCCTGAGGTGCTGATAGACGGAGCCGGCGCGATACACGTTAACGGTGCGGTTGCCGCGAAGCTTAAGCTCGCCTCATTCATCGACACGGCTGCCCTTAGAAGGGAAGGCGGATTTTTCGCGCCGCTCCCGGGCGCGAAGGAGACCCCGGCGAGCCCCAATACCCAGGTAGAGCAGGGATATATAGAGGCCTCCAACGTGAACGCCGTGAGGGCCATGACGACCATGATAGAGGCCATGAGGTCATACGAGACCAATACGAAGCTTATCCAGAGCATGGACGACATGACAAGGAAGGCCATAGAGGAAGTTGGCAGGACTTAA
- the flgI gene encoding flagellar biosynthesis protein FlgA (part of the basal body which consists of four rings L, P, S, and M mounted on a central rod; Bradyrhizobium has one thick flagellum and several thin flagella; the Bradyrhizobium protein in this cluster is associated with the thin flagella) yields MSGLFKILYIAVSFLFFSAYDAGAARIKDIAFIDGVRPNQLVGYGLVVGLSGTGDKSSAVYTTQSIANMLNKMGLKFDPKAIKVKNTAAVLVTAELQAFSKPGSEIDVVISSIGDATSLQGGTLIATPLKGHDGSVYAVAQGPLALAGFSAGSDTVKVSKNHQTAAKIPGGAIIEKEIALDIANRQELYLSLRNPDFTTAERVARSVNDYLGLRGVATAVDAGRIRLLVPEQFRNVVVFISKVEGIDVSPDAVTRVVVNERTGTVVMGEHVRISKVAVSHGDISIEIKTQYAISQPPPLSKKGETVVVPYDNMEVEEQKSRLIVLPESVTLGEVVRALNLVGVTPRDLVAILQAIKASGALQAELEII; encoded by the coding sequence ATGTCTGGCCTTTTTAAGATCTTATACATAGCGGTCTCATTCCTCTTTTTTTCCGCTTATGACGCCGGCGCGGCGAGGATAAAGGACATCGCCTTCATTGATGGGGTAAGGCCAAACCAGCTTGTGGGCTACGGGCTTGTAGTCGGACTCAGCGGCACAGGGGATAAATCGAGCGCTGTCTATACGACACAGTCGATAGCGAACATGCTCAACAAGATGGGGCTCAAGTTCGACCCCAAGGCCATCAAGGTCAAGAACACGGCCGCGGTGCTTGTCACAGCCGAACTGCAGGCCTTCTCCAAACCCGGCTCCGAGATCGACGTGGTGATCTCATCTATCGGGGATGCTACAAGCCTTCAGGGCGGGACCCTCATAGCGACCCCTTTGAAGGGGCACGACGGCTCTGTATATGCCGTCGCGCAGGGGCCGCTTGCGCTGGCCGGGTTTTCTGCCGGAAGCGATACCGTAAAGGTGTCGAAGAACCACCAGACCGCCGCCAAGATACCCGGTGGCGCCATAATCGAAAAAGAGATAGCTCTGGACATAGCCAACAGGCAGGAGCTTTATCTGTCGCTCCGTAATCCCGATTTTACGACAGCCGAAAGGGTCGCCAGGTCCGTGAACGACTACCTGGGCTTACGCGGGGTAGCCACGGCCGTGGACGCCGGCAGGATAAGGCTCCTTGTGCCTGAGCAGTTCAGGAACGTGGTCGTGTTCATCTCGAAGGTCGAGGGTATAGACGTAAGCCCTGACGCCGTCACGAGGGTAGTCGTGAACGAGAGGACCGGCACGGTCGTGATGGGCGAACACGTAAGGATATCGAAGGTCGCCGTATCTCACGGCGACATCTCGATAGAGATAAAGACGCAGTACGCCATATCCCAGCCGCCCCCACTGTCCAAAAAGGGCGAAACGGTGGTAGTACCTTACGACAATATGGAAGTAGAAGAGCAGAAGTCCCGCCTCATCGTCCTGCCGGAGAGCGTAACACTCGGCGAGGTGGTGAGGGCCCTTAACCTGGTAGGCGTTACACCAAGGGACCTTGTGGCGATACTTCAGGCCATTAAGGCATCCGGCGCATTGCAGGCCGAACTCGAGATAATATAG
- a CDS encoding flagella basal body P-ring formation protein FlgA — translation MSLLRFYMIALFSLLVLLPVQSEAATDAVSFIKRELLNGLPWDKGSVEIDEVETPGLDPAQYDSLRLDLPRRITSPGRISFSLELRSKGREAKTIWGRARVRVFTEAVVALKALKGRTKIAASDLNVARVELEEARDAFSTIEDAVGQVVLRPIAAGSVLQKDYVRPEVIVKRGERVAIRVESGNIMIRSAGVASEDGYRGGTVAVKTASGKEVLGTVAGPGEIIINF, via the coding sequence ATGTCGCTCCTTCGCTTTTATATGATAGCCCTCTTCTCGCTCCTCGTCCTTCTTCCAGTACAGTCGGAAGCGGCTACTGACGCGGTCTCCTTTATCAAAAGGGAGCTTTTGAACGGGCTGCCATGGGACAAGGGATCGGTTGAGATAGACGAGGTGGAGACACCAGGGCTCGATCCCGCCCAATACGATTCTTTAAGGCTCGACTTGCCCAGGAGGATCACCTCTCCAGGCAGGATATCGTTTTCGCTGGAGCTGCGTTCAAAAGGCCGGGAGGCGAAGACCATTTGGGGAAGGGCGAGGGTCAGGGTCTTCACGGAAGCTGTCGTCGCGCTTAAAGCTTTAAAGGGCAGGACAAAGATCGCCGCCTCTGACCTTAATGTCGCCAGGGTCGAGCTGGAGGAGGCAAGGGATGCCTTCTCGACTATTGAAGATGCTGTTGGCCAGGTGGTGCTCCGGCCGATAGCCGCCGGGAGCGTTCTGCAAAAGGATTATGTAAGGCCTGAGGTCATTGTGAAGCGTGGAGAGCGTGTGGCCATCAGGGTAGAGAGCGGCAATATCATGATAAGATCCGCCGGTGTCGCGTCTGAGGACGGGTACAGGGGAGGGACGGTCGCCGTAAAGACCGCCTCCGGGAAAGAGGTGCTCGGTACCGTAGCCGGGCCGGGCGAGATAATCATCAACTTCTGA
- a CDS encoding flagellar basal-body rod protein FlgG, producing MIRALWTASTGMEAQQMNIDIIAHNLANVNTTGFKKSRVDYQDLLYQEIKSAGASSSPSTMVPTGIQIGQGVRTVSTEKIFNQGNFKQSGNPLDIAIEGEGFFQISRPDGQTAYTRTGEFKVDSEGRLVTSDGYMIEPQITIPSDALAITISADGIVSVKQPGIAAPTQVGNLELARFINPSGLQPVGRNLYTESAASGVATVAAPGTDGLGTLAQGFLEMSNVSVVEEMVSMIAAQRAYEINSKSIQTTDEMLQTANSMKR from the coding sequence ATGATAAGGGCTTTGTGGACCGCCTCTACCGGTATGGAGGCGCAGCAGATGAATATAGACATAATCGCGCATAACCTCGCCAACGTCAACACGACAGGCTTCAAGAAGAGCAGGGTGGACTACCAGGACCTTCTCTATCAGGAGATAAAATCAGCCGGAGCCTCTTCGTCCCCCTCGACCATGGTCCCTACCGGCATACAGATAGGCCAAGGCGTCAGGACGGTATCGACAGAGAAGATATTCAATCAGGGCAACTTCAAGCAGAGCGGCAACCCTCTTGACATCGCGATAGAAGGCGAGGGCTTTTTCCAGATATCCAGGCCCGACGGCCAGACAGCCTACACAAGGACCGGCGAGTTCAAGGTCGACAGCGAAGGCCGCCTCGTCACCTCCGACGGCTATATGATAGAGCCTCAGATAACGATACCCTCTGACGCGCTCGCGATCACGATAAGCGCGGACGGCATAGTGTCGGTCAAGCAGCCTGGCATAGCAGCGCCCACGCAGGTCGGGAACCTCGAGCTTGCGAGGTTCATAAACCCGTCCGGCCTTCAGCCGGTCGGAAGGAACCTCTATACTGAGAGCGCGGCCTCTGGTGTTGCCACGGTTGCCGCTCCGGGGACCGACGGGCTCGGTACGCTTGCCCAGGGCTTCCTTGAGATGTCCAACGTGAGCGTGGTCGAGGAGATGGTATCAATGATAGCGGCGCAGAGGGCTTACGAGATAAACTCGAAGTCCATCCAGACGACCGACGAGATGCTCCAGACCGCAAACTCGATGAAGAGGTAA
- a CDS encoding flagellar motor protein MotA — protein sequence MDILTILGIVIGFGAILGGQVLEGGSIESIMQATAAIIVFGGTLGAVMVNYPMHVVSLAIKNAKFVLLSQNSDPNKTIKLLAELAGVARKDGLLALENSIKKVQDPFLRKGLQLVVDGTEPKLTREILEIEIEHKEEYNLTSAKVFESAGGYSPTIGILGAVMGLIHVMENLSDPQKLGAGIAVAFVATIYGVGAANLVYLPLAGKMKLRIREEVIMQDMIIEGLIALSEGENPRRVEEKLVGFLRDSQKKK from the coding sequence ATGGATATATTGACAATATTAGGCATCGTCATTGGGTTTGGCGCGATCCTTGGGGGGCAGGTCCTCGAAGGCGGGTCTATAGAATCCATCATGCAGGCGACCGCGGCCATCATCGTCTTCGGCGGCACTTTGGGCGCGGTCATGGTCAACTACCCCATGCACGTGGTCTCGCTCGCCATCAAGAACGCGAAGTTCGTCCTCTTGAGCCAGAACTCCGACCCAAATAAGACGATAAAGCTCCTGGCTGAACTTGCCGGGGTGGCGAGGAAGGACGGCCTGCTCGCGCTGGAGAACAGCATAAAGAAGGTCCAGGACCCGTTCCTCCGGAAAGGGCTCCAGCTTGTAGTCGACGGCACTGAGCCGAAGCTCACCCGTGAGATACTCGAGATCGAGATAGAGCATAAGGAAGAGTATAACCTCACCTCGGCCAAGGTATTTGAGTCCGCCGGAGGGTATTCGCCTACGATAGGCATACTCGGCGCGGTCATGGGGCTCATTCACGTGATGGAGAACCTCTCTGACCCGCAGAAGCTTGGCGCCGGCATAGCCGTGGCCTTCGTTGCCACTATCTACGGCGTAGGCGCGGCGAACCTTGTCTACCTTCCTCTCGCCGGGAAGATGAAGTTGAGGATAAGGGAAGAGGTCATCATGCAGGATATGATAATCGAAGGCCTCATCGCGCTCTCGGAAGGCGAGAACCCGAGAAGGGTCGAAGAGAAGCTTGTAGGCTTCCTGAGGGACTCGCAGAAGAAAAAATAA
- a CDS encoding chemotaxis protein CheW — MDPKKELDLREVLQLVTFRLGNEEFSLDILRVQEIIRHMEITRVPKAPDFVEGVINLRGKVIPVLELRKRFGLGSNERTNETRIIVVEVDDKTVGLKVDAVSEVLRLPADRVEPPPAIATGVDSDYIKGVGKLDGRLLILLDVEKVLTKSEKDALGAVA; from the coding sequence ATGGACCCGAAAAAGGAACTCGACTTGAGGGAAGTCCTGCAGCTTGTGACTTTCAGGCTTGGCAACGAGGAATTCTCGCTCGATATCCTGCGAGTGCAGGAGATCATAAGGCATATGGAGATAACCAGGGTCCCGAAGGCCCCTGACTTCGTCGAGGGCGTGATAAACCTGAGGGGCAAGGTCATCCCTGTGCTCGAGCTCAGGAAAAGGTTCGGCCTTGGCTCCAACGAGAGGACCAACGAGACAAGGATAATAGTCGTCGAGGTCGACGATAAGACTGTCGGGCTCAAGGTGGACGCGGTGTCAGAGGTCTTAAGGCTCCCGGCTGACAGGGTCGAGCCTCCGCCGGCAATAGCCACAGGGGTGGATTCTGATTATATCAAGGGGGTCGGCAAGCTTGACGGCAGGCTCCTTATACTCCTTGATGTGGAAAAAGTGCTTACAAAGAGTGAAAAAGACGCGCTTGGGGCGGTTGCCTGA